The following coding sequences lie in one Tichowtungia aerotolerans genomic window:
- a CDS encoding L-fucose/L-arabinose isomerase family protein codes for MKQEMTFALYFGNRGFFPEKLISDARGEMTAVLKKLGFNALLMDESLTKFGAIEGVDDGIKYAQFLKANAGKYDGVILCLPNFGDENGAIAALEECGVPILVQAYPDEFGKMGFADRRDAFCGKFSVMDIFCQYGLPFTTFQPHTVAPTSATFEKHLTQFAAVCRVANKMKKMSVGAIGARTTAFKTVRFDELTLQRYGITTEALDLSEVFLRVRDIKTTDDQFIAKAERLKNYTNWDGVPAEKSEMLAKVAVVLDNIMDDYKLDCMALRCWIEIEKELGVSPCVLLSEMNDRGIVSACELDVCNAVPMYALRLASQLPATCLDWNNNYGDDPDKCILFHCGPVPQGLMTAKGQVVDHPMFAKAMGAGCGWGCNVGRIAPTPMTFASAKTTDGKLWCYLGEGEFTADEIEEGFFGCGGVARINNLQNALEYIGHEGYRHHVGVTAGHVAPAVKEAFTKYLGYELKEL; via the coding sequence ATGAAACAGGAAATGACATTTGCACTTTATTTCGGCAACCGCGGATTTTTTCCGGAAAAGCTGATCTCTGATGCCCGCGGCGAGATGACCGCTGTACTCAAAAAACTCGGATTCAACGCACTGCTGATGGATGAGTCGCTCACCAAATTCGGCGCAATCGAAGGCGTTGACGACGGCATCAAATACGCACAGTTCCTCAAAGCGAACGCGGGAAAGTATGACGGCGTGATCCTCTGCCTGCCGAACTTCGGCGATGAAAACGGCGCCATTGCCGCGCTCGAAGAATGCGGCGTGCCGATTCTCGTTCAGGCCTATCCGGACGAGTTCGGAAAAATGGGCTTTGCTGATCGCCGCGATGCGTTCTGCGGCAAGTTTTCCGTGATGGACATCTTCTGCCAGTACGGCCTGCCGTTCACCACCTTCCAGCCGCATACCGTGGCTCCGACCAGCGCAACGTTTGAGAAGCATCTCACGCAGTTCGCCGCCGTCTGCCGCGTGGCCAACAAGATGAAAAAGATGTCGGTCGGCGCCATCGGAGCCCGCACGACGGCCTTTAAGACGGTTCGCTTTGACGAGCTGACCCTTCAGCGCTACGGCATTACCACCGAGGCGCTCGACCTGTCCGAGGTGTTCCTGCGTGTGCGCGACATCAAAACCACCGACGATCAGTTTATTGCCAAAGCTGAGCGCCTGAAAAACTACACTAACTGGGACGGCGTTCCGGCCGAAAAATCGGAAATGCTGGCCAAAGTGGCAGTCGTTCTCGACAACATCATGGATGACTACAAGCTCGACTGCATGGCGCTGCGCTGCTGGATCGAAATCGAAAAAGAGCTCGGCGTTTCCCCGTGTGTACTGCTCAGCGAAATGAATGACCGCGGCATTGTCTCCGCCTGCGAGCTCGACGTCTGCAACGCGGTTCCGATGTATGCGCTTCGCCTCGCGTCCCAGCTGCCGGCCACCTGTCTCGACTGGAACAACAACTACGGCGACGATCCGGATAAATGCATCCTGTTCCACTGCGGCCCGGTTCCTCAGGGACTGATGACTGCCAAGGGGCAGGTTGTTGACCACCCGATGTTCGCCAAAGCAATGGGCGCGGGCTGCGGCTGGGGCTGCAACGTCGGTCGCATCGCGCCGACGCCGATGACCTTTGCCAGCGCAAAGACCACCGACGGCAAACTCTGGTGTTACCTCGGTGAAGGCGAGTTCACTGCCGATGAAATTGAAGAAGGGTTCTTCGGTTGCGGCGGCGTTGCCAGAATCAACAACCTGCAGAATGCCCTCGAGTACATTGGGCATGAAGGCTACCGCCACCACGTCGGCGTTACCGCCGGCCATGTGGCCCCGGCGGTCAAGGAAGCATTCACCAAATACCTTGGTTACGAACTCAAAGAACTATGA
- a CDS encoding class II fructose-bisphosphate aldolase, protein MPYASTQQLMRRACTAGVVIPAFNIPYLPMVEPVVKAIKDTNSVGLVMAARLEWEKFETGSLEALQAEYEKCKLPGHTRLHLDHVPVIDEDDLRVDFMEIIQRAVDAGYESVMVDGSRLSFAENVACTKEAADVAHAAGIPIEAELGAVMGHESGPLPPYEELFASGKGFTDPDEAKQFAGQSGCDWLSVAIGNIHGAISAAAKGKKKVAARLNIEHLDRIHKTTDIPLVLHGGTGIRKEYIMDSMKHGIAKINVATAIRQPYEAAIASGIEAAQQAVYDAMLVVIKEDLEVQDSAKILNPEG, encoded by the coding sequence ATGCCGTATGCATCAACGCAGCAGCTGATGAGACGGGCCTGTACGGCCGGCGTCGTTATTCCCGCATTCAACATCCCGTATCTGCCGATGGTGGAGCCGGTCGTGAAGGCCATCAAGGACACCAACAGCGTCGGGTTGGTGATGGCCGCTCGCCTCGAGTGGGAAAAATTCGAAACCGGCAGCCTCGAAGCGCTTCAGGCTGAATACGAAAAATGCAAACTGCCGGGCCATACCCGCCTGCACCTCGACCACGTTCCGGTGATCGACGAAGACGACCTGCGCGTCGACTTCATGGAAATCATCCAGCGCGCGGTGGATGCCGGTTATGAATCCGTGATGGTGGACGGCTCCCGCCTGTCATTCGCAGAAAACGTTGCCTGCACCAAAGAGGCCGCGGATGTGGCGCACGCCGCCGGGATTCCGATTGAGGCCGAGCTGGGCGCGGTGATGGGGCACGAGTCCGGGCCGCTCCCGCCGTACGAGGAACTCTTTGCCTCCGGTAAAGGATTCACCGATCCGGACGAAGCCAAACAGTTTGCCGGCCAGAGCGGCTGCGACTGGCTGTCTGTCGCCATCGGCAACATCCATGGTGCGATTTCCGCCGCCGCCAAAGGTAAAAAGAAAGTGGCCGCGCGCCTGAACATTGAGCACCTCGACCGCATTCACAAAACAACGGACATTCCTCTCGTTCTGCACGGCGGAACCGGAATCCGCAAGGAATACATCATGGATTCCATGAAGCACGGCATTGCCAAAATCAATGTGGCAACCGCAATCCGCCAGCCGTACGAAGCGGCGATTGCCAGCGGCATCGAAGCCGCGCAGCAGGCGGTCTACGACGCCATGCTCGTTGTCATCAAAGAAGATCTCGAAGTGCAGGACTCTGCAAAAATCCTTAACCCGGAGGGCTGA
- a CDS encoding PocR ligand-binding domain-containing protein: MIRTAIETREMNEVMSRLHRLFDIRITFFDVQEDEQRDFHIKPMSPFCRALRKQKSMDQKCKTCDRENLAEAKQLRDVHIYHCHAGLIEGIVPLYDRRNLYLGAIVFGQLRDPDTKANEDWSGAQKKHRLSLSPCPMEKARDIGHLLKLVSESMIDRELIRRQSNPWVATLDSYIEQHLHEKITTDDLARQIDKSESFITHHFPLEFGSTPRQHILKRRMEEAKLMLENGTSVQETAERLGFYDAFHFSKTFKRFWNKPPSTVGSN; this comes from the coding sequence ATGATCAGGACCGCCATAGAGACCCGCGAAATGAATGAGGTGATGAGCCGGCTGCACCGGCTCTTCGACATCCGCATTACGTTTTTTGATGTGCAGGAAGACGAACAGCGCGACTTCCACATCAAGCCAATGTCGCCGTTCTGCCGCGCACTGCGCAAACAGAAAAGCATGGACCAGAAATGCAAGACCTGTGACCGGGAAAACCTGGCCGAAGCCAAACAACTGCGCGATGTCCATATCTACCACTGCCATGCGGGTCTGATTGAAGGCATCGTTCCGCTTTATGACCGACGGAACCTTTATCTGGGAGCCATCGTTTTCGGACAGCTTCGCGATCCGGACACCAAAGCCAATGAAGACTGGAGCGGAGCGCAAAAAAAACACAGGCTCAGTCTGTCACCCTGCCCGATGGAAAAAGCGCGGGATATCGGCCACCTGCTGAAGCTGGTCAGCGAATCAATGATCGACCGCGAGCTGATCCGGCGGCAGAGCAACCCGTGGGTGGCAACGCTAGACAGCTATATTGAGCAGCACCTTCATGAAAAAATCACGACCGACGATCTGGCCCGTCAGATTGATAAATCCGAGTCATTCATCACTCATCACTTCCCACTCGAATTCGGCTCCACGCCCCGCCAGCACATCCTCAAGCGCCGCATGGAAGAAGCCAAACTGATGCTCGAAAACGGCACGTCCGTTCAGGAAACCGCCGAACGCCTCGGCTTCTACGACGCCTTCCACTTTTCCAAAACCTTCAAACGCTTCTGGAACAAACCGCCCAGCACTGTCGGTTCCAACTAG
- a CDS encoding FGGY-family carbohydrate kinase — MSLLGIDLGTSGVKAGVFNLDGACIAQAYREYDMLHPQPGWSELDSSNVWKITCEVIAEAVAQAGNDPVTALSIGSFGEAVVPVSKGRKILDNSILCVDDRGQEHIDRLLADFGHEVFYAINPNLLGPNYSMPKILWLKEHRPEVYDAADLFLHWADFIAFMLGAEPTTNNSHANRTLLFDLKKNDWSDELLAWSVIDREKLAPVVPGGTVTGTVSNAMAEQLGLPKGVKVVAGGHDQCCNALGCGGVSAGRAVYGMGSFDCITPIYNMPSDLQEMCRNNLNVEHHLVPDLFVSFHYNQAGLLVKWFRDTFTDGSVSYSQLDREMPAEPSRLLVLPHFDTPPHHTPDTAGVIVGLRTSTKRGEILKAIQEGTAFYFLEGMDALKNLGLGASEYIASGGGAQSDAGLQLRSDILGVPVVRPVITEAGLLGAAMNAGIATGVLQNPEAAAELFVRHERLFEPDEKRHAFYREKHALYKQLQPSLQPVLKTL; from the coding sequence ATGAGTCTGCTCGGCATCGATTTAGGGACCAGCGGCGTCAAAGCCGGCGTGTTCAATCTCGACGGGGCCTGCATTGCGCAGGCTTACCGCGAATACGACATGCTGCATCCGCAGCCCGGCTGGTCGGAGCTTGATTCTTCCAATGTTTGGAAAATCACCTGCGAGGTGATTGCCGAAGCGGTGGCGCAGGCCGGAAACGACCCGGTCACGGCGCTTTCGATCGGCAGTTTCGGCGAAGCGGTCGTGCCGGTTTCCAAAGGTCGGAAAATCCTCGATAACAGTATTCTGTGTGTCGACGACCGCGGGCAGGAGCACATCGACCGGCTGCTGGCAGACTTCGGGCATGAAGTGTTTTACGCGATCAATCCGAACCTGCTCGGGCCCAATTATTCGATGCCGAAAATTCTGTGGCTGAAAGAGCATCGCCCGGAAGTGTATGATGCTGCCGACCTGTTCCTGCATTGGGCCGATTTCATCGCCTTTATGCTGGGCGCAGAGCCGACCACTAACAATTCGCACGCCAACCGCACGCTGCTGTTCGACCTGAAGAAAAACGACTGGTCGGACGAGCTGCTCGCGTGGAGCGTCATCGATCGCGAAAAGCTGGCGCCGGTGGTGCCGGGTGGAACGGTCACCGGAACGGTTTCCAATGCCATGGCTGAACAGCTTGGACTTCCGAAAGGCGTTAAGGTGGTTGCGGGCGGTCACGATCAGTGCTGCAACGCGCTGGGATGCGGCGGTGTTTCTGCCGGGCGCGCGGTGTACGGCATGGGGTCGTTCGACTGCATTACCCCGATTTACAACATGCCGTCCGACCTGCAGGAAATGTGCCGCAATAACCTGAATGTGGAACATCATCTGGTGCCGGACCTGTTTGTTTCGTTTCATTACAACCAGGCCGGCCTGCTGGTGAAATGGTTTCGCGATACGTTTACGGACGGGTCCGTTTCGTACAGTCAGCTTGACAGGGAAATGCCGGCTGAGCCGAGCCGTCTGCTGGTGCTACCGCACTTTGATACGCCGCCGCATCATACGCCGGATACCGCTGGCGTGATTGTCGGACTGCGAACCTCCACGAAGCGCGGTGAGATCCTTAAAGCCATTCAGGAAGGTACGGCGTTCTACTTCCTTGAGGGAATGGATGCGCTGAAGAATCTGGGTCTTGGTGCGTCGGAATATATTGCCTCCGGCGGAGGTGCCCAATCTGATGCCGGACTTCAACTGCGGTCCGATATTCTTGGTGTGCCCGTTGTGCGCCCGGTGATTACCGAGGCGGGACTGCTCGGCGCTGCCATGAACGCCGGTATTGCAACCGGTGTTCTCCAAAACCCGGAAGCCGCCGCCGAACTGTTTGTCAGGCACGAACGCCTGTTTGAGCCGGACGAAAAACGTCACGCGTTTTATCGCGAAAAACATGCGCTGTATAAGCAGCTGCAGCCGTCATTGCAGCCTGTACTGAAAACCCTTTAG
- a CDS encoding exo-alpha-sialidase encodes MKFIFRLLVTLSAVSVLADEVLWDGPALPEHVADLPYVDGLDYVSVHQAVSDGDRFLLGTAIVEHQGVFYANWAASPVDENSDAERVCGKQSADGGLTWSELEVIASSCPGELAHSHGAYISHNGELWFFALQFDYSSGVRQVNTEAFLLNGKTGRWESRGIVARGGGMVDAPVRMANGNWICGGVYTGFWACVFISHGDDFTRWDRVPIPVSKGDKCSETTLIVDDGQVTAVMRSSFPGVAGVSASSDFGRSWTRARASNFPMIRSKVFGGMLSTGQRYLVANVSDGDPMDRSTLAVAVSRPGGEAFVRMYKIRQGVTYQPVFKGKHKMPGWQYPYAYEHDGNLYVIYSLGKEDCELAVIPLSSLEITDIVRDNQ; translated from the coding sequence TTGAAATTCATATTCAGATTGCTGGTTACGTTGAGTGCCGTTTCCGTGCTGGCCGATGAGGTGCTGTGGGACGGCCCGGCTTTGCCGGAGCATGTTGCAGATCTGCCGTATGTTGATGGTCTCGATTATGTTTCGGTGCATCAGGCTGTTTCGGACGGCGACCGGTTTCTGTTGGGAACGGCAATTGTTGAGCATCAGGGCGTGTTCTATGCAAACTGGGCGGCCAGCCCGGTGGATGAAAACAGCGATGCTGAACGGGTTTGCGGGAAGCAGTCGGCGGATGGCGGACTGACGTGGTCTGAGCTGGAGGTGATTGCCTCTTCGTGCCCCGGGGAGCTGGCCCATTCGCACGGGGCATACATCTCGCATAATGGTGAGTTGTGGTTCTTTGCGCTGCAGTTCGACTATTCAAGCGGAGTGCGCCAGGTCAATACTGAAGCTTTTCTGTTGAACGGGAAAACGGGCCGCTGGGAGTCGCGAGGTATAGTTGCGCGCGGCGGCGGGATGGTGGATGCCCCGGTGCGGATGGCAAACGGGAACTGGATTTGCGGCGGGGTTTATACGGGTTTCTGGGCCTGTGTGTTTATCAGTCATGGTGACGATTTTACTCGTTGGGATCGGGTTCCCATTCCGGTGTCAAAAGGCGATAAGTGTTCGGAGACAACACTGATTGTTGATGATGGGCAGGTCACCGCTGTTATGCGTTCCAGTTTTCCAGGCGTGGCCGGCGTTTCAGCCAGTTCAGATTTTGGTCGCTCATGGACTCGTGCTCGGGCGAGTAATTTCCCGATGATTCGTTCGAAGGTTTTTGGGGGAATGCTCAGTACTGGTCAGCGGTATCTGGTTGCCAATGTCAGTGATGGAGATCCCATGGACCGCAGTACCCTTGCTGTGGCGGTTAGTCGTCCCGGCGGGGAGGCTTTTGTGCGCATGTACAAAATACGTCAGGGCGTAACCTATCAGCCGGTATTTAAAGGGAAGCATAAGATGCCCGGATGGCAGTATCCCTACGCGTATGAGCATGACGGCAATTTGTATGTAATCTACTCTCTTGGTAAAGAGGACTGTGAGTTGGCTGTTATTCCGCTTTCTTCGTTGGAGATTACAGATATTGTGCGGGATAACCAATAG